Proteins found in one Sorghum bicolor cultivar BTx623 chromosome 1, Sorghum_bicolor_NCBIv3, whole genome shotgun sequence genomic segment:
- the LOC8080812 gene encoding haloacid dehalogenase-like hydrolase domain-containing protein 3, with protein sequence MAAPATLRSAAARARARAAELVGGGRWPQRRLGTTSAAETESKKDKEEEGAGAGWELSAAREYYDYRKSIYGDVTHRALLVDAVGTLVVPAQPTAQVYKSIGEKYGVKYSEDEILMRYRRAYEKPWGGSRLRYVDDGRPFWQHIVTSSTGCSDAQYFEELYQYFMTEKAWKFCDPDAENVFKALRKAGVKTAVVSNFDTRLRPLLQVLKCDHWFDAVAVSAEVAAEKPNPIIFLKACELLGVKPEEAVHVGDDRRNDIWGARDAGCDAWLWGSDVRSFKEVAERIGVEVTKGGW encoded by the exons ATGGCGGCGCCGGCGACGCTgcgctcggcggcggcgcgggcgcgggcgcgcgcAGCGGAGCTCGTGGGAGGAGGGCGGTGGCCGCAGCGGCGTCTGGGGACGACGTCCGCGGCGGAGACGGAGAGCAAAAAGgacaaggaggaggagggggccgGGGCCGGGTGGGAGCTCTCGGCGGCGCGGGAGTACTACGACTACCGCAAGTCCATCTACGGCGACgtcacgcaccgcgccctcctcgTCGACGCCGTCGGCACCCTCGTCGTCCCCGCCCAGCCCACCGCGCAG GTGTATAAGAGCATTGGTGAGAAGTATGGAGTGAAGTACTCAGAAGATGAGATCTTGATGAGATACCGGCGGGCATACGAGAAACCATGGGGTGGATCACGGCTCAG GTATGTGGATGATGGGAGACCCTTTTGGCAGCACATAGTCACTTCTTCTACAGGCTGTTCAGATGCACAATACTTTGAGGAACTTTATCAGTACTTTATGACAGAAAAG GCCTGGAAGTTTTGTGATCCTGATGCTGAAAATGTATTTAAAGCTTTAAGGAAAGCTGGTGTTAAAACTGCCGTTGTCTCCAATTTTGATACCCGTCTACGACCACTTCTGCAGGTCTTGAAATGTGACCACTGGTTTGATGCAGTTGCAGTTTCTGCAGAG GTTGCAGCAGAGAAGCCAAATCCAATAATATTTTTGAAGGCTTGTGAGCTCTTAGGTGTGAAGCCTGAAGAAGCTGTGCATGTTGGTGATGATCGTAGAAACGATATATGGGGAGCCAGAGATGCAGGCTGTGATGCTTGGCTCTGGGGCAGCGATGTTCGCTCCTTCAAGGAG GTCGCCGAACGGATCGGTGTTGAGGTGACCAAGGGAGGATGGTGA
- the LOC8080813 gene encoding mitochondrial fission 1 protein A — protein sequence MDGPVGKLIDSVGSIFRGSDILPWCDRDIIAGFESEVLEAKNEEQKNESLMRLSWALVHSRQPEDVNRGIGMLEASLDRPSSPEQAREKLYLLAVGRYRTGDYTRSRQLLERCLEIQHDWRQAMTLQRLVEEKTRRDGMIGMAIITGAFGVVGLVAGGIIAAASSSSRRR from the exons ATGGACGGGCCCGTCGGCAAGCTCATCGACTCGGTGGGCTCCATCTTCCGCGGCAGCGACATCCTCCCCTGGTGCGACCGCGACATCATCGCC GGTTTCGAAAGCGAGGTTCTGGAGGCTAAAAATGAAGAACAAAAGAATGAGAGCCTGATGAGGCTCTCCTGGGCACTTGTTCACTCGAGGCAGCCTGAAGACGTCAACCGGGGCATTGGGATGCTTGAAG CTTCATTGGACAGGCCTAGCAGCCCAGAGCAAGCAAGGGAGAAGCTCTACTTGTTAGCTGTTGGACGTTATAGAACTGGGGATTATACAAGAAGCCGACAGCTTTTGGAAAgatgtttagag ATCCAACATGACTGGAGACAAGCCATGACTTTGCAAAGGCTCGTTGAAGAAAAAACCAGAAGAG ATGGTATGATTGGCATGGCTATCATCACAGGCGCCTTTGGAGTTGTGGGTCTCGTTGCTGGTGGTATAATTGCTGCGGCTTCTTCGTCATCCAGGAGGAGATGA
- the LOC8082635 gene encoding annexin D3 isoform X1, whose protein sequence is MAPVAVVPSPDPSAAADADAESLREAVQGWGTDEKALIDVLGRRTAAQRAEIRRAYAGLYRESLLDRLRSELSGDFRNAMVLWTIDPAERDARLANQALGDRRMMDDQHAWVLVEVACASAPDHLIAVRRAYRSLFGCSLEEDVAACPALQDPLRKLLVSLVRSYRCETERVDEDVARMEAAQLAEAIRKRRQPHGDEVARIVSTRSKHQLRATFQLYKQEHGTDVDEDITKHSSSQFAKILRSAVWCLTSPEKHFAEAIRYSILGFGTDEDTLTRAIISGSEIGMNKIKEEYKVRFKTTVTSDVVGDTSGYYKDFLLTLVGSED, encoded by the exons ATGGCGCCCGTCGCCGTCGTCCCGAGCCCCGACCCGTCCGcggccgccgacgccgacgccgagagCCTCCGGGAGGCTGTGCAAG GCTGGGGCACGGACGAGAAGGCGCTGATCGACGTCCTGGGCCGGCGGACGGCCGCGCAGCGCGCGGAGATACGCCGCGCGTACGCGGGGCTCTACAGGGAGTCCCTCCTCGACCGCCTCCGCTCCGAGCTCTCCGGGGACTTCCGGAACGCGATGGTGCTGTGGACCATAGACCCGGCGGAGCGGGACGCGCGGCTGGCGAACCAGGCGCTCGGCGACCGGAGGATGATGGACGACCAGCACGCCTGGGTGCTGGTCGAGGTCGCCTGCGCCTCCGCGCCGGACCACCTCATCGCCGTCCGCCGCGCTTACCGGTCCCTCTTCGGCTGCTCCCTCGAGGAGGACGTCGCCGCCTGCCCCGCGCTCCAGGATCCGCTCAGGAAG CTGCTGGTGAGCTTGGTGAGGTCGTACCGCTGCGAAACGGAGCGCGTCGACGAGGACGTCGCGAGGATGGAGGCGGCACAGCTCGCCGAAGCCATCAGGAAGAGAAGGCAGCCACACGGCGACGAGGTAGCACGGATCGTAAGCACGAGGAGCAAGCACCAGCTGCGGGCCACGTTCCAGCTGTACAAGCAAGAGCACGGCACCGACGTCGATGAG GACATTACCAAGCATAGCAGCAGTCAGTTTGCCAAGATTCTCAGAAGCGCTGTCTGGTGCTTGACGTCGCCGGAGAAGCACTTTGCAGAG GCTATTAGATACTCCATTTTAGGATTTGGAACGGATGAGGACACACTTACCAGGGCGATCATCTCAGGGTCCGAGATCGGCATGAACAAGATCAAAGAGGAATACAAGGTCAGGTTCAAGACCACAGTCACCAGCGATGTTGTCGGCGATACCTCTGGGTATTACAAAGACTTTCTGCTGACCTTGGTAGGGAGTGAAGATTAA
- the LOC8082635 gene encoding annexin D3 isoform X2, translated as MAPVAVVPSPDPSAAADADAESLREAVQGWGTDEKALIDVLGRRTAAQRAEIRRAYAGLYRESLLDRLRSELSGDFRNAMVLWTIDPAERDARLANQALGDRRMMDDQHAWVLVEVACASAPDHLIAVRRAYRSLFGCSLEEDVAACPALQDPLRKLLVSLVRSYRCETERVDEDVARMEAAQLAEAIRKRRQPHGDEVARIVSTRSKHQLRATFQLYKQEHGTDVDEDITKHSSSQFAKILRSAVWCLTSPEKHFAEDLERMRTHLPGRSSQGPRSA; from the exons ATGGCGCCCGTCGCCGTCGTCCCGAGCCCCGACCCGTCCGcggccgccgacgccgacgccgagagCCTCCGGGAGGCTGTGCAAG GCTGGGGCACGGACGAGAAGGCGCTGATCGACGTCCTGGGCCGGCGGACGGCCGCGCAGCGCGCGGAGATACGCCGCGCGTACGCGGGGCTCTACAGGGAGTCCCTCCTCGACCGCCTCCGCTCCGAGCTCTCCGGGGACTTCCGGAACGCGATGGTGCTGTGGACCATAGACCCGGCGGAGCGGGACGCGCGGCTGGCGAACCAGGCGCTCGGCGACCGGAGGATGATGGACGACCAGCACGCCTGGGTGCTGGTCGAGGTCGCCTGCGCCTCCGCGCCGGACCACCTCATCGCCGTCCGCCGCGCTTACCGGTCCCTCTTCGGCTGCTCCCTCGAGGAGGACGTCGCCGCCTGCCCCGCGCTCCAGGATCCGCTCAGGAAG CTGCTGGTGAGCTTGGTGAGGTCGTACCGCTGCGAAACGGAGCGCGTCGACGAGGACGTCGCGAGGATGGAGGCGGCACAGCTCGCCGAAGCCATCAGGAAGAGAAGGCAGCCACACGGCGACGAGGTAGCACGGATCGTAAGCACGAGGAGCAAGCACCAGCTGCGGGCCACGTTCCAGCTGTACAAGCAAGAGCACGGCACCGACGTCGATGAG GACATTACCAAGCATAGCAGCAGTCAGTTTGCCAAGATTCTCAGAAGCGCTGTCTGGTGCTTGACGTCGCCGGAGAAGCACTTTGCAGAG GATTTGGAACGGATGAGGACACACTTACCAGGGCGATCATCTCAGGGTCCGAGATCGGCATGA
- the LOC8082635 gene encoding annexin D3 isoform X3, whose translation MAPVAVVPSPDPSAAADADAESLREAVQGWGTDEKALIDVLGRRTAAQRAEIRRAYAGLYRESLLDRLRSELSGDFRNAMVLWTIDPAERDARLANQALGDRRMMDDQHAWVLVEVACASAPDHLIAVRRAYRSLFGCSLEEDVAACPALQDPLRKLLVSLVRSYRCETERVDEDVARMEAAQLAEAIRKRRQPHGDEVARIVSTRSKHQLRATFQLYKQEHGTDVDEDITKHSSSQFAKILRSAVWCLTSPEKHFAEVNLGWKDCQRCWIWNG comes from the exons ATGGCGCCCGTCGCCGTCGTCCCGAGCCCCGACCCGTCCGcggccgccgacgccgacgccgagagCCTCCGGGAGGCTGTGCAAG GCTGGGGCACGGACGAGAAGGCGCTGATCGACGTCCTGGGCCGGCGGACGGCCGCGCAGCGCGCGGAGATACGCCGCGCGTACGCGGGGCTCTACAGGGAGTCCCTCCTCGACCGCCTCCGCTCCGAGCTCTCCGGGGACTTCCGGAACGCGATGGTGCTGTGGACCATAGACCCGGCGGAGCGGGACGCGCGGCTGGCGAACCAGGCGCTCGGCGACCGGAGGATGATGGACGACCAGCACGCCTGGGTGCTGGTCGAGGTCGCCTGCGCCTCCGCGCCGGACCACCTCATCGCCGTCCGCCGCGCTTACCGGTCCCTCTTCGGCTGCTCCCTCGAGGAGGACGTCGCCGCCTGCCCCGCGCTCCAGGATCCGCTCAGGAAG CTGCTGGTGAGCTTGGTGAGGTCGTACCGCTGCGAAACGGAGCGCGTCGACGAGGACGTCGCGAGGATGGAGGCGGCACAGCTCGCCGAAGCCATCAGGAAGAGAAGGCAGCCACACGGCGACGAGGTAGCACGGATCGTAAGCACGAGGAGCAAGCACCAGCTGCGGGCCACGTTCCAGCTGTACAAGCAAGAGCACGGCACCGACGTCGATGAG GACATTACCAAGCATAGCAGCAGTCAGTTTGCCAAGATTCTCAGAAGCGCTGTCTGGTGCTTGACGTCGCCGGAGAAGCACTTTGCAGAGGTAAACTTGGGATGGAAAGATTGTCAGCGTTGCTG GATTTGGAACGGATGA